The following coding sequences lie in one Mesorhizobium sp. NZP2298 genomic window:
- a CDS encoding ABC transporter permease codes for MTQTFGDGSRSGGLFVPRSRALVWLNLAVTFVVAAISFGLGFWQGISAQIVILYTVVLAAVLFWLINYIAVIFEPRPSSLDSGSAPAAAGGVWAGNRVLIVTMSVMLIVYLLITATVPSFRSLGNLIAFLLLEAILVFAFKVSNRFAHGRSAFIGLIVLLALIVISSFTINGFLSAPNIKAILLFAAFLGIACVGQTLVALLGGLDLSIPFVIGSSNIGLLFLIGLGVPSWLAVVFVLIIGATLGFLNGVLSYRLQGQALILTLGMGFAIAGLVQILTSIGSSFGGNVFGTVPKWLQNLAAMNGRTFGLAVPPTILLWIVIAIIVIVGLRYSAFGRYIYALGGNRRSAKLIGVSEFKYWTVAYTISGFSAALTGCLLLGWSGGGFIGVGDQYLFTTLAAVVIGGTSLMGGYGGYGYTVIGVLVLQVLSAFLIGIGLKYEWQQFIFGLLILPMVALYGRAPDIRAQV; via the coding sequence ATGACCCAGACGTTTGGCGACGGCAGCCGCAGTGGCGGCCTATTTGTTCCGCGATCACGCGCTCTGGTGTGGCTTAACCTGGCGGTCACGTTCGTAGTTGCCGCGATCAGCTTTGGCTTGGGATTCTGGCAGGGAATCAGCGCCCAAATTGTCATTCTCTACACGGTCGTGCTGGCCGCTGTGCTTTTCTGGCTGATCAACTACATAGCGGTCATATTTGAGCCGCGGCCTTCGTCACTGGACTCTGGGAGCGCGCCCGCCGCTGCCGGCGGCGTCTGGGCCGGTAACCGGGTTCTGATCGTCACCATGTCGGTGATGCTGATTGTGTACCTGCTGATTACCGCTACGGTCCCGTCCTTCAGAAGCCTTGGCAACCTGATCGCCTTCCTGCTGCTGGAAGCGATCCTGGTCTTCGCGTTCAAGGTCAGCAACCGTTTCGCTCACGGCCGGAGCGCGTTTATCGGGCTGATTGTCCTGCTGGCGCTGATTGTGATCAGCTCCTTCACGATCAACGGGTTTCTCTCCGCCCCCAATATCAAGGCAATCCTGCTGTTTGCCGCTTTCCTGGGTATCGCCTGTGTTGGCCAAACGCTGGTGGCGCTGCTGGGCGGCTTGGACCTGTCGATCCCATTTGTCATCGGGTCTTCGAATATCGGGCTGCTCTTCCTGATCGGGCTCGGCGTGCCATCGTGGCTGGCAGTCGTCTTTGTGCTGATCATCGGCGCCACTCTGGGTTTCCTCAACGGCGTCCTGTCATACAGACTGCAGGGCCAAGCTTTGATCCTGACGCTCGGCATGGGCTTTGCGATTGCAGGGCTAGTCCAGATCCTCACCAGCATCGGATCGTCATTTGGCGGCAATGTTTTTGGGACAGTGCCCAAATGGCTCCAGAACCTCGCTGCCATGAACGGTCGTACCTTCGGTTTAGCCGTTCCGCCGACAATCCTCCTGTGGATCGTCATTGCGATTATCGTCATTGTCGGGCTGCGGTATTCCGCCTTTGGCAGGTATATTTATGCTCTTGGCGGTAATCGCCGTTCCGCCAAGCTCATCGGTGTCTCCGAGTTCAAATACTGGACCGTGGCCTACACCATAAGCGGCTTCTCGGCCGCCCTGACAGGATGCCTGCTGCTGGGATGGAGCGGCGGCGGATTCATCGGGGTCGGCGACCAGTATCTTTTCACAACCCTGGCTGCGGTGGTGATCGGCGGAACCTCGCTTATGGGGGGTTACGGCGGCTACGGCTACACAGTGATCGGGGTTCTCGTCCTGCAAGTCCTGAGTGCCTTCCTGATCGGCATCGGGCTCAAATACGAATGGCAACAGTTCATTTTCGGTCTTCTGATCCTGCCGATGGTCGCGCTCTACGGCCGCGCCCCAGACATCAGAGCCCAAGTTTAG
- a CDS encoding ABC transporter permease, producing MVMSQSRASQNTYLLVPILLIALLLSTAVIRGPNLVSLSGFGSAIIVSAPLILATFSLVALAVAGRGTVDLAVGPLLAFINVTIVKLNGLGIVTGPFGVILVALGIGVLYQLFFALIIIFVRVQPIIVALSGFLALTGINLVILPRPGGTAPAWMSSWGLGNTIFSPVLLIVLLAIAAWLLFTMTSFYTNLRLMGYDERAAYTSGVRINVVRIGAHVIAGLFVGLGAICYTALISSGDPTQGTTMTLTAVTALVLGGVSLSGGRGGVAGGLLGALNLFLIGYVLATFNFGSTQAFVTQLFYGLILVLSLLLTLLVPVIGRYLYFISPFAAFVVLGCVVLGIMLYVSTRDTYGVAAVASDALKTNPDVLTRYLLLPPQSGSGAALPDLSPLQKAVFGFAAILAVLTFTVRVVVSEAVSVRLGAFIYVFVSALILLLFLVVGEQSHAAGILAAAQLVGITT from the coding sequence AGTCCAGGGCCTCCCAAAACACCTACCTGCTGGTCCCGATCCTGCTGATCGCGCTGCTCCTGAGCACTGCGGTCATCAGGGGGCCGAACCTCGTATCGCTATCGGGATTCGGCAGCGCGATCATCGTGTCGGCGCCCCTGATACTGGCGACATTCTCCCTTGTGGCCCTGGCTGTGGCGGGACGCGGCACTGTCGACTTGGCGGTTGGACCGCTGCTCGCTTTCATCAATGTTACGATCGTCAAGCTCAACGGGCTTGGCATCGTGACGGGTCCCTTTGGTGTCATCCTGGTCGCCCTTGGGATCGGCGTGCTCTACCAGCTCTTTTTCGCGCTCATCATCATATTCGTGCGTGTCCAGCCGATCATTGTAGCGCTGAGTGGCTTTCTGGCCCTGACCGGCATCAACCTCGTCATCCTCCCGAGACCTGGCGGCACTGCGCCCGCCTGGATGTCGTCCTGGGGTCTTGGCAACACCATCTTTTCACCGGTCCTTCTGATCGTATTGCTGGCTATCGCGGCATGGTTGCTGTTCACCATGACCTCGTTCTACACAAACCTGCGTCTGATGGGTTACGATGAGCGTGCGGCCTACACCAGCGGCGTGCGCATCAACGTGGTTCGGATCGGTGCCCATGTCATCGCCGGTCTCTTCGTTGGCCTCGGCGCGATCTGCTATACCGCGCTGATTTCGTCCGGAGATCCGACACAGGGCACCACCATGACGCTGACGGCGGTGACCGCCCTCGTACTCGGGGGCGTCAGCCTGTCCGGCGGGCGCGGTGGCGTGGCGGGCGGGCTGCTCGGCGCGCTCAATCTCTTCCTGATCGGCTATGTGCTCGCCACGTTCAATTTCGGCTCGACGCAAGCGTTTGTGACGCAGCTTTTCTATGGGCTAATCCTCGTTCTCTCGCTGCTGCTGACCCTGCTCGTCCCAGTTATCGGCCGATACCTTTATTTCATTTCGCCCTTTGCGGCATTTGTCGTCCTGGGCTGCGTGGTTCTCGGGATCATGCTGTATGTCAGTACCCGCGATACCTATGGCGTGGCGGCGGTGGCCAGTGATGCCTTGAAAACCAATCCGGACGTGTTGACCCGCTATTTGCTGCTGCCCCCGCAATCGGGAAGCGGAGCCGCTTTGCCCGACCTTTCCCCGCTTCAAAAGGCCGTCTTTGGCTTCGCCGCGATACTGGCCGTGCTTACCTTTACGGTCCGTGTGGTCGTGTCTGAAGCCGTATCAGTGCGCCTCGGCGCGTTCATCTATGTGTTCGTCTCGGCACTCATCCTGCTCCTGTTTCTTGTCGTCGGCGAGCAAAGCCATGCGGCCGGCATTTTGGCGGCCGCACAATTGGTGGGGATCACGACATGA
- a CDS encoding bacteriorhodopsin — MFGTLFQSSAVVSTALSVATLATFATAALAMLGLTWTSERWRVPLALSGVALLASGIEYYAASNIWLTGQQLSAASRYVAWFVVQPMQVASVFFFASIAGKVPVGVFWRTLAAAILMVLARYLGDARIFNPTLGVLLSIAFWLYILGEMYFGAMADAVSKSTRPIRLGYFWIRLILTIGWAIYPILHFVDVVIGTGHVAPIIVLYTVADLINLIAVSMIVLAVAGEERF, encoded by the coding sequence ATGTTTGGAACACTCTTTCAGTCCAGCGCCGTTGTGAGCACCGCGCTCAGCGTTGCCACCCTTGCCACGTTTGCAACCGCTGCCCTGGCGATGCTGGGCCTGACGTGGACGTCCGAGCGGTGGCGGGTTCCGCTGGCCCTGTCAGGCGTCGCGCTTCTCGCATCGGGTATTGAATACTACGCTGCATCGAACATTTGGCTGACGGGCCAGCAGCTCAGTGCGGCTTCGCGCTATGTTGCGTGGTTTGTGGTTCAACCGATGCAGGTGGCGTCGGTGTTCTTCTTTGCGAGTATCGCGGGAAAAGTGCCCGTCGGTGTCTTCTGGCGGACACTGGCAGCTGCAATCCTGATGGTTCTCGCAAGGTACCTTGGCGACGCACGGATTTTCAATCCAACCCTTGGCGTGCTGCTGTCGATCGCCTTCTGGCTCTACATTCTCGGCGAGATGTATTTCGGCGCGATGGCGGATGCCGTCAGCAAGTCGACGCGGCCAATCCGGCTCGGTTATTTCTGGATCAGGCTGATCCTGACCATCGGTTGGGCGATCTACCCGATCTTGCATTTCGTGGATGTCGTTATCGGCACGGGACATGTGGCGCCGATCATCGTGCTCTACACTGTCGCTGACCTTATCAATCTCATCGCCGTCTCAATGATCGTACTTGCCGTCGCCGGCGAGGAACGTTTCTGA